In Terriglobia bacterium, a single window of DNA contains:
- a CDS encoding helix-turn-helix domain-containing protein — MDHIVGRFGRRVRQVRKAKGLNQTVYAEKVGTDQATVSRIENGKQEPCLRFIELLAMGLKTPLGELFRDL, encoded by the coding sequence ATAGATCATATTGTTGGGCGATTTGGCAGACGAGTTCGGCAAGTCCGAAAGGCCAAGGGCCTCAACCAAACCGTTTACGCTGAGAAAGTAGGGACTGACCAGGCAACCGTTTCCCGGATTGAGAATGGCAAACAAGAACCGTGCTTGCGGTTCATTGAACTGCTGGCCATGGGCCTGAAGACGCCCCTCGGAGAACTGTTTAGAGACTTATGA